The window AGTGCTGCGGTGGGATAGCCTAAAAATTCGCTGTAGGCTTCGTTGAGAACCACCCAACGGTGTTGCTTGTTTTTCACATAAATGGGGTCGGGAATGGTGTCAATGACGCTGTGCAGAAATTCTTTAGACTGTTTTAATTCTTCTTCCAAATGGGCAATGTAGCCAGTGATGGCCACCGCCGAAACCGTAAGTGCCAAAGCCGGTGGTATCAGGGGAATCCACCAACCCGGTAAAAACAAGAAATAACATGTCGCTAACAACACGCCGCCACTGACCAGCACCCCCACCAGCGACCAAGCCGGCGATCGCAACCGCCAAGCCAACCCTGCCCCGATCGAGGACCAAAGGACAATCCACAGGTACTCTACTGAGTTGGGCCAAACTTTGATGATTGGTCGGTCGTCGAGGACTGCACTGATGATTTGGCTGATAAAATTGGCGTGCCGTTCCACCCCTGGAATGCGTTGGGGACTGTTGAGCAAACTTTCGCTGTAAGGGGTTTGAAATAAATCCTTGAGGCTAGGGGCCACAGAACCAATCAGCACAATGCGATCGCGGAATTTCTCCGATGGCACCTTGCCCTGGAGAACGTCGTTCATGGATACCGTGGGAAACATCCCCGCCGGACCGCGGAAGTTGACCAAAACCTGGTAGCCACCATCGTCGGCATTGACGTAACCGCCATCGCGGCTTTGGAACCTGGGAAAAACGCGATCGCCTAATTGGAGATATCCCTCGGGGTGGGAGCCTTTGGGGGTAATGCCCTCCGTTCGTAGGTACATCAAAGCCAATTTCAAAGCAAAACTGGTATGGCTTTCCCCCTTCATATGCCAGTAAAATAGGGAGCGGCGGATTTTGCCGTCTCGGTCGAAGACAACATTGTTAAACCCCACGCGATCGCGTTCGTCCAAAAATTCCGGCGGGGTTACCGTCTCTTCGCTGCTGTTACCAATTTTTTCAATTCCTACCAAATTGGGAATGTCTGCAAACGCTTGCAACAGTTCTTCGTGGCCGGGAGGGCGCGGTCGGCTGCGGTAAACGTCCAACCCAATGGCGCGCGGGTTGTGGGCGTCAATTTTGCGCAGCAACTCTGCCATCACACGATCGCCGACGGGCCAGTTTCCTTGTTGGATTTCCTCCTCCCCAATGC is drawn from Geitlerinema sp. PCC 9228 and contains these coding sequences:
- a CDS encoding CHASE2 domain-containing protein, which translates into the protein MLAKVRNWLFQQRRVLTAAVGVAAGVSLLRLSGMLQPWEWAAWDQMFRWRQAANTDDRILIVGIGEEEIQQGNWPVGDRVMAELLRKIDAHNPRAIGLDVYRSRPRPPGHEELLQAFADIPNLVGIEKIGNSSEETVTPPEFLDERDRVGFNNVVFDRDGKIRRSLFYWHMKGESHTSFALKLALMYLRTEGITPKGSHPEGYLQLGDRVFPRFQSRDGGYVNADDGGYQVLVNFRGPAGMFPTVSMNDVLQGKVPSEKFRDRIVLIGSVAPSLKDLFQTPYSESLLNSPQRIPGVERHANFISQIISAVLDDRPIIKVWPNSVEYLWIVLWSSIGAGLAWRLRSPAWSLVGVLVSGGVLLATCYFLFLPGWWIPLIPPALALTVSAVAITGYIAHLEEELKQSKEFLHSVIDTIPDPIYVKNKQHRWVVLNEAYSEFLGYPTAALIDRSEYDFFAPADADRLHQEDELVFQSGEDRENEEKFTDATGSTRFIATKRSLHRDAAGNVFLVGVIRDITERKQMEEELKRTAAELTRSNEELQRSQSRLRHQAYHDDLTGLPNRVLFHERLDQAIQWADTSEEIVALLYIDLDGFKEVNDNQGHAVGNLLLQAVAKRLVRCLRSSDTVARLGGDEFTAILPGIREAANAERVAQKIQATISEPFELEGHKIQVTPSIGISIYPLHSRDRETLIDQADDSMYAAKKQGKNCYKLAQPSAG